A window of Nicotiana tabacum cultivar K326 chromosome 24, ASM71507v2, whole genome shotgun sequence contains these coding sequences:
- the LOC107761700 gene encoding heavy metal-associated isoprenylated plant protein 8-like, which produces MGKGKQQMNQQENNKECNNGNKMEEKKSTNEENKNNSKGVIIILGVYIHCQGCKQEVLKSLRGFDGVEEIEVDEKNHKVVVKGKKADPLKVAERLTKKSGKHVELISPIIPPKKKEEKKEINQEVEFNSPKVVEVILKLYLHCEGCAKDVKQCIHKMPGVQTVDPDMKNNLVKVKGSMDPQKLVEFISKRAGKHAEIVKSSKIDKEQKSEKSESDKNKASDIKKDCSCKHEYPYPPQLVYAPQLFSDENPNSCSIL; this is translated from the exons ATGGGAAAG GGAAAACAGCAAATGAATCAACAGGAAAACAACAAAGAATGCAACAATGGCAATAAAATGGAAGAGAAGAAGagcacaaatgaagaaaataagaaTAATTCAAAAGGGGTTATTATCATATTGGGTGTTTATATTCATTGTCAAGGTTGTAAACAAGAAGTGCTTAAATCCCTTAGAGGCTTTGATG GTGTGGAGGAGATTGAGGTTGATGAAAAGAACCATAAGGTGGTGGTGAAAGGGAAAAAGGCAGATCCTTTGAAGGTGGCAGAGAGACTGACAAAGAAGAGTGGTAAACATGTGGAATTAATATCTCCAATAATTCCACctaagaagaaagaagagaagaaggaaataaatcaagaGGTGGAATTTAACTct CCTAAGGTGGTTGAAGTAATTCTGAAATTATACTTACACTGTGAAGGATGTGCCAAAGATGTCAAGCAGTGCATTCACAAAATGCCAG GAGTTCAAACTGTGGATCCAGATATGAAGAACAACCTTGTGAAAGTTAAAGGATCAATGGATCCTCAAAAATTGGTAGAATTCATCAGCAAAAGAGCAGGGAAACATGCTGAGATTGTCAAGTCCAGTAAAATTGACAAAGAACAGAAAAGTGAAAAGTCAGAATCTGATAAAAATAAGGCTTCTGATATTAAAAAAGATTGCTCCTGTAAGCATGAATATCCTTATCCACCTCAGCTTGTTTATGCCCCTCAGCTTTTTAGTGATGAGAATCCTAATTCTTGCTCCATCTTGTGA
- the LOC107761701 gene encoding endonuclease 2-like isoform X2 has translation MEYFKLNVFLPIVAFLFLFPVVHGWGLDGHYTVCKIAQSRLSQAAADAVEKLLPESANGDLASVCIWADHVKFRYHWSSALHYIDTPDNLCTYQYNRDCKDENGVPDRCVAGAINNYTDQLLSYNIANENAITYNLTESLLFLSHFMGDIHQPLHVGFTSDRGANTIDVHWYTRKTVLHHVWDSNIIETAEERYDDSNVDELVDALQKNISTGWADQVKSWESCSGNKKACPDMYQSCLCLGI, from the exons ATGGAATACTTTAAACTTAATGTGTTCTTGCCCATTGTagctttcttgtttctttttccaGTAGTCCATGGATGGGGATTGGATGGTCACTACACTGTTTGCAAAATTGCTCAG TCAAGATTGAGTCAAGCTGCAGCAGATGCAGTTGAGAAGTTATTGCCAGAATCTGCAAATGGTGATTTGGCAAGTGTGTGTATATGGGCTGACCATGTCAAGTTTCGTTATCATTGGTCATCAGCTCTTCATTATATTGATACCCCTGATAATCTCTGCACTTACCAGTACAACA GGGACTGTAAAGATGAAAATGGAGTTCCAGATAGATGTGTAGCTGGAGCAATCAACAATTACACTGACCAGCTACTCAGTTATAACATCGCCAATGAAAATGCTATAACAT ACAATTTGACAGAATCACTTCTCTTTCTTTCTCACTTTATGGGGGACATTCATCAG CCTCTGCATGTGGGATTTACATCAGACAGGGGAGCCAATACAATAGATGTTCATTGGTACACTAGAAAAACAGTTTTACATCAT GTCTGGGATTCAAACATAATTGAAACTGCAGAAGAACGATATGATGATTCTAACGTAGATGAACTAGTCGATGCACTTCAGAAGAACATCTCG ACTGGATGGGCAGATCAAGTAAAATCATGGGAGAGCTGCAGTGGTAACAAGAAAGCCTGCCCTGATAT GTATCAAAGCTGCTTGTGCCTGGGCATATAA
- the LOC107761701 gene encoding endonuclease 2-like isoform X1 translates to MEYFKLNVFLPIVAFLFLFPVVHGWGLDGHYTVCKIAQSRLSQAAADAVEKLLPESANGDLASVCIWADHVKFRYHWSSALHYIDTPDNLCTYQYNRDCKDENGVPDRCVAGAINNYTDQLLSYNIANENAITYNLTESLLFLSHFMGDIHQPLHVGFTSDRGANTIDVHWYTRKTVLHHVWDSNIIETAEERYDDSNVDELVDALQKNISTGWADQVKSWESCSGNKKACPDIYATEGIKAACAWAYKGVSEGSTLEDDYFLTRFPIVQQRLAQGGVRLAATLNRIFT, encoded by the exons ATGGAATACTTTAAACTTAATGTGTTCTTGCCCATTGTagctttcttgtttctttttccaGTAGTCCATGGATGGGGATTGGATGGTCACTACACTGTTTGCAAAATTGCTCAG TCAAGATTGAGTCAAGCTGCAGCAGATGCAGTTGAGAAGTTATTGCCAGAATCTGCAAATGGTGATTTGGCAAGTGTGTGTATATGGGCTGACCATGTCAAGTTTCGTTATCATTGGTCATCAGCTCTTCATTATATTGATACCCCTGATAATCTCTGCACTTACCAGTACAACA GGGACTGTAAAGATGAAAATGGAGTTCCAGATAGATGTGTAGCTGGAGCAATCAACAATTACACTGACCAGCTACTCAGTTATAACATCGCCAATGAAAATGCTATAACAT ACAATTTGACAGAATCACTTCTCTTTCTTTCTCACTTTATGGGGGACATTCATCAG CCTCTGCATGTGGGATTTACATCAGACAGGGGAGCCAATACAATAGATGTTCATTGGTACACTAGAAAAACAGTTTTACATCAT GTCTGGGATTCAAACATAATTGAAACTGCAGAAGAACGATATGATGATTCTAACGTAGATGAACTAGTCGATGCACTTCAGAAGAACATCTCG ACTGGATGGGCAGATCAAGTAAAATCATGGGAGAGCTGCAGTGGTAACAAGAAAGCCTGCCCTGATAT ATATGCAACTGAAGGTATCAAAGCTGCTTGTGCCTGGGCATATAAAGGAGTCAGTGAAGGTTCAACATTGGAAG ATGACTATTTCCTCACGCGTTTCCCCATTGTCCAACAACGCCTAGCTCAAGGTGGAGTTCGCTTAGCTGCTACACTAAACCGCATATTCACATGA
- the LOC107821700 gene encoding universal stress protein A-like protein: MEEGGRSTVREEKKKKVMVAIDESECSFYALEWALNHLYNSLLNSEILLFTGQPIADYSYIYASSFGVTSPELITSIQENQRKVTNALLKKAKDVCGQHGIVAETMTQVGDPKETICEAAEKLHVNLLVLGSHNKGAIQRAFLGSVSNYCVHNAKCPVLVVRRTS, from the exons ATGGAAGAAGGTGGAAGAAGTACTGTTAgagaggagaaaaagaagaaagtgaTGGTAGCAATTGACGAAAGTGAGTGCAGTTTCTATGCATTAGAATGGGCACTTAACCATCTTTACAATTCTTTGCTGAATTCAGAGATTCTGTTATTCACTGGCCAACCTATTGCTGATTATAGCTATATCTATGCTTCTTCTTTTGGTGTTACCT CACCAGAACTAATAACAAGTATACAAGAAAATCAAAGGAAAGTAACCAATGCTCTGCTGAAGAAAGCTAAGGATGTTTGTGGTCAACATGGG ATAGTTGCAGAGACAATGACACAAGTGGGAGATCCAAAGGAAACTATATGTGAAGCAGCTGAGAAGCTTCATGTAAATTTGCTTGTGTTAGGTAGCCATAACAAGGGTGCTATACAAAG GGCATTTCTGGGAAGTGTTAGCAACTACTGTGTTCACAATGCCAAGTGTCCGGTACTTGTTGTGAGGAGGACGTCGTGA